The sequence ATTCCATCGGTGTTTCCCGTCCGTGGATTCAATGAGAACGCGCACCTTGGCGGCCGTGGTCGCCGAGCTTTCCAAAACGCGCACCTTGTAGTCCACAAGCCGCATGTGCTCAAGCGCCGGATAGAATCCTTTGAGAGCCCCTCTAAGCGCAAGGTCGAGCGCGTGCACCGGACCGTCTCCCTCCGCGCCTGTAATACGGGATTCGTCACCCACCTTGACCTTGATAATCGCGGAAGAGGGATATTCCGCATCCTTTAACGGTTGCTCGCCAATGATCTTGAAGTATTCCAATTCAAAATACTTTTTGTATTTGCCCAACAGCCTGCGGATCACCAGTTCAAAGCTCTGCTCCGCCGCCTCGAATTGATAACCCCCGAACTCCAGCTGCTTTAACTTATCGACCAGTTCCCCCACCACCGGGTCCTTGGGACCAACGGACGGTTCGATCCGTTGTATCTTCTTTAAAATAGTCGCCTTGCCGGATACCTCGCTCATCAGATACCGACGGTTGTTGCCCACGCTCTGCGGCTCCACATGCTCAAAGCTTTCGCGTATTTTCTTCACGCCGTCGATGTGCATGCCGCCCTTGTGCGCAAAGGCGCTGCTACCCACATATGGGCTTCCCGACGGCAGCCATATGTTGGAAATATCCGCGACCCGGCGCGCCGTTTCCGTAAGCCGCTTCAGGTTTTCTTTCCCGATCACGGTATAGCCGCGCTTTAGTTCGAGGTTGGGGATAATCGTTGAAAGGTTTGCGTTTCCGCAGCGTTCCCCATAACCGATAAACGTACCCTGTACCTGCTTTGCGCCCGCGTCCACGGCCATCATGGTCTGCGCGACCGCCATGCCCGTGTCGTTGTGGCAATGAATGCCTATCTGCGCTTTCGGAAAAGTTTCCACCACGCGCCGCGTCGCATCCGCGAGGTCTGTCGGATACATCCCGCCGTTCGTATCGCACAGGCAGAGCGCGTCCGCGCCGCCGGCTTCCGCCGCGCCAAGGACGAGCATCGCATATTCCGGATTGGCCATATAGCCGTCGAAAAAATGCTCTGCGTCAAAAACGACATATTTGCCGTGCCGTTTCATATACGCGACCGTACTTTCAATCATCCCCAGGTTTTCTTCCAGCGTGGTATTTAATACTTTCAAT comes from Christensenellaceae bacterium and encodes:
- the cimA gene encoding (R)-citramalate synthase, which encodes MSKKIVVFDSTLRDGMQGEGIAFSVEDKLNIVHALDELGIDFIEAGNPGSNPKDLEFFRRIATEQPRHAKLCAFGSTRRKNIRPEEDINVCSLLEAGTPAVSIFGKAWDLHVLKVLNTTLEENLGMIESTVAYMKRHGKYVVFDAEHFFDGYMANPEYAMLVLGAAEAGGADALCLCDTNGGMYPTDLADATRRVVETFPKAQIGIHCHNDTGMAVAQTMMAVDAGAKQVQGTFIGYGERCGNANLSTIIPNLELKRGYTVIGKENLKRLTETARRVADISNIWLPSGSPYVGSSAFAHKGGMHIDGVKKIRESFEHVEPQSVGNNRRYLMSEVSGKATILKKIQRIEPSVGPKDPVVGELVDKLKQLEFGGYQFEAAEQSFELVIRRLLGKYKKYFELEYFKIIGEQPLKDAEYPSSAIIKVKVGDESRITGAEGDGPVHALDLALRGALKGFYPALEHMRLVDYKVRVLESSATTAAKVRVLIESTDGKHRWNTVGVSTDIIEASFLALTDSIEYKLTLDESENNTN